One region of Colius striatus isolate bColStr4 chromosome 26, bColStr4.1.hap1, whole genome shotgun sequence genomic DNA includes:
- the MYO1A gene encoding unconventional myosin-Ia codes for MEVSTSLLDTAAVGDLVLLEPLTEESLLRTLQERFRRKDIYTYIGEVLISVNPYSPLPIYTPEKVQEYHNCNFFAVKPHIYAIADDAYRSLRDRDRDQCILITGESGAGKTEASKLVMSYVAAVCSKGEEVDKVKEQLLQSNPVLEAFGNAKTVRNDNSSRFGKYMDVEFDFKGEPLGGVISNYLLEKSRIVRHVKGERNFHIFYQLLAGGSAQLLQQLKLRQDCQHYGYLNRESSSLPGVDDAANFHTMQDAMKVIGFSAEEMKELLEVTAVVLKLGNVELSSSYQASGMESCSIAEPQELREICELIGLDPSVLEQALCSRTVKARDEMVLTSLSVPQGYYGRDALAKNIYSRLFDWLVNRINISIQVKPGKQRKVMGVLDIYGFEIFQDNSFEQFIINYCNEKLQQIFILMTLKEEQEEYVREGIKWTPVEFFDNGIICNLIENSQRGILAMLDEECLRPGVVNDDTFLTKLNQLFATHKHYESKETQNARRVTDASLPAQCFRIHHYAGKVTYNVRGFIEKNNDLLFRDLSQAMWAARHALLRSLFPEGDPHKASLKLPPSAGFQFKASVATLMKNLYSKNPNYIRCIKPNETKTAMLFTPELVLAQSRYLGLMENVRVRRAGYAFRQPYGSFLERYKMLSPRTWPRWAGADREGAEALLADLAFSPEELAFGHTKIFIRSPRTLFDLEQKRQERVAQLVTLIQSSFRGWRCRTRFRLMRKSQIVISAWFRGHAQKNRYKQTKRSALILQAYARGWKSRRLLRELKLQRRRHAAAATIAAHWRGLQVRRKYRRYFRSTASNRLANFIYRQLVRKFLLGLQTNLPPLSVMDKTWPPAPYKFLADANQELRSIFCRWKCKKYRDQLAPQRRALLQVKLHASELFKDKKTLYSKSLQQPFRGEYLGLTQNPKYQKLYAVAKDKLVMADSVRKVNRASGKTVPRLLLLTTEHLVLAEPKAAQPKTVLSLSDIHSVSVTRFSDGFLALHLKESSTVGAKGDFLLISEHLIELVSRLHQTLMDTSNQALPLHITDQFSTRFQKGDVAITVVESAKAGSDLPVCKKKGSHKMEVLVH; via the exons ACATACATCGGGGAGGTGCTGATCTCGGTGAACCCCTACAGCCCCCTGCCCATCTACACCCCCGAGAAGGTGCAGGAGTACCACAACTGCAACTTCTTCGCCGTGAAGCCGCACAT CTACGCCATCGCCGACGATGCCTACCGCTCGCTGCGGGACCGGGACAGGGACCAGTGCATCCTCATCACCGGCGAGAGCGGCGCCGGCAAGACAG AGGCCAGCAAGCTGGTGATGTCCTACGTGGCGGCGGTGTGCAGCAAAGGGGAGGAGGTGGACAAGGTGAAGGAGCAGCTCCTGCAATCCAACCCAGTGCTGGAGG CCTTTGGAAACGCCAAGACCGTCCGCAACGACAATTCCTCGCGATTC GGCAAGTACATGGACGTGGAGTTTGACTTCAAAGGGGAGCCCCTGGGAGGGGTCATTAGCAACT ACCTGCTGGAGAAGTCCCGCATCGTCCGGCACGTGAAGGGCGAGAGGAACTTCCACATCTTTTACCAGCTCCTGGCCGGGGGCTCGGCGCAACTGCTCC AGCAGCTGAAGCTCCGCCAGGATTGCCAGCACTACGGCTACCTGAACCGGGAGAGCTCCAGCCTCCCCGGCGTGGATGATGCTGCCAACTTCCACACCATGCAG GATGCCATGAAGGTCATTGGCTTCTCAGCTGAGGAGATGAAGGAGCTCCTGGAGGTGACGGCCGTGGTGCTCAAGCTGGGCAACgtggagctgagcagcagctaCCAGGCCAGTGGGATGGAGTCCTGCAGCATCGCTGAGCCACAGG agCTGCGGGAGATCTGTGAGCTCATCGGGCTGGACCCCAGCGTGCTGGAGCAGGCGCTGTGCTCCCGCACAGTGAAGGCACGGGATGAGATGGTGCTCACCAGCCTCAGCGTTCCCCAG GGCTACTACGGCCGGGATGCGCTGGCCAAGAACATCTACAGCCGCCTCTTCGACTGGCTGGTGAATCGCATCAACATCAGCATCCAG GTGAAGCCAGGCAAGCagaggaaggtgatgggagtCCTGGACATCTATGGCTTTGAGATCTTCCAG GACAATAGCTTTGAGCAATTCATCATCAACTACTGCaatgagaagctgcagcagatcttcatcctcatgACCctgaaggaggagcaggaggaataTGTCCGAGAG GGCATCAAGTGGACCCCAGTGGAGTTCTTTGACAACGGCATCATCTGCAACTTGATTGAAAAC AGCCAACGTGGCATCCTGGCCATGCTGGATGAGGAGTGCCTGAGACCTGGCGTGGTCAACGATGACACCTTCCTCACCAAGCTCAACCAACTCTTTGCCACCCATAAGCACTATGAGAGCAAAGAGACCCAGAACGCCCGGCGGGTCACGGATGCCAGTCTGCCAGCGCAATGCTTCCGCATCCACCACTACGCCGGCAAG GTGACCTACAACGTGAGGGGCTTCATTGAGAAGAACAACGACCTGCTGTTCCGTGACCTGTCACAAGCCATGTGGGCTGCTCGCCACGCGCTGCTGCGCTCCCTCTTCCCCGAAGGAGACCCCCACAAAGCGTCCCTCAAGCTGCCCCCCAGCGCAGGCTTCCAGTTCAAAGCCTCAGTGGCAACCCTGATGAAGAACCTCTACTCCAAAAACCCCAACTACATCAG GTGCATCAAACCCAACGAGACCAAAACCGCGATGCTGTTCACTCCGGAGCTGGTGCTGGCGCAGAGCCGGTACCTGGGGCTGATGGAGAACGTGCGGGTGCGACGGGCGGGTTACGCCTTCCGACAGCCCTACGGCTCCTTCCTGGAGCGGTACAAGATGCTCAGCCCCCGGACCTGGCCCCGCTGGGCCGGCGCTGACAG ggagggggctgaggcGCTGCTGGCGGACCTGGCGTTTTCCCCCGAGGAACTGGCTTTTGGCCACACCAAGATCTTTATCCGCTCGCCACGCACC CTCTTTGACCTGGAGCAGAAGCGCCAGGAGAGGGTGGCCCAGCTCGTCACCCTCATCCAGTCGAGCTTTCGGGGCTGGCGCTGCCGGACGCGGTTCAGGCTGATGCGCAAGAGCCAGATCGTCATCTCCGCCTGGTTCCGGGGCCACGCG CAAAAGAACAGGTACAAGCAGACAAAGAGGTCTGCGCTGATCCTTCAGGCGTACGCACGGGGCTGGAAG TCTCGTCGGCTCCTCCGGGAGCTGAAGCTGCAGCGTCGGCGTCACGCGGCTGCTGCCACCATCGCTGCTCACTGGCGGGGCCTCCAG GTCCGTAGGAAGTACAGGAGGTATTTCCGTTCCACTGCCAGCAACCGCCTGGCCAACTTCATCTACCGGCAGCTG GTACGGAAGttcctgctggggctgcagacgAACCTGCCACCGCTGTCGGTGATGGACAAGACGTGGCCTCCTGCACCATACAAGTTCCTGGCTGATGCCAACCAGGAGCTGAGGAGCATCTTCTGCCGCTGGAAG TGCAAGAAGTACCGGGATCAGCTGGCACCGCAGCgcagggctctgctgcaggtCAAGCTCCACGCCAGTGAGCTCTTCAAGGACAAGAAGACACTCTACTCCAAAAG cctgcagcagcccttccGAGGCGAGTACCTGGGGCTGACACAGAACCCCAAGTACCAGAAGCTCTATGCCGTGGCCAAGGACAAGCTGGTGATGGCTGACAGCGTGAGGAAGGTGAACAGAGCCAGTGGCAAG ACGGTGccgcggctgctgctgctgaccacTGAGCATCTGGTGCTGGCTGAGCCCAAGGCTGCACAGCCCAAGACTGTGCTGAGCCTGAGTGACATCCACAGCGTGTCTGTCACCCGCTTCTCTGATGGCTTCCTGGCCCTGCACCTCAAGGAG AGCTCCACAGTGGGGGCCAAGGGCGACTTCTTGCTCATCAGTGAGCACCTCATCGAGCTCGTCAGCCGCCTGCACCAGACCCTCATGGACACCAGCAACCAGGCTCTGCCCCTGCACATCACCGACCA gttCTCCACCCGCTTCCAGAAGGGCGATGTGGCCATCACCGTGGTGGAGTCAGCCAAGGCTGGCAGCGACCTCCCCGTCTGCAAGAAGAAGGGCAGCCACAAGATGGAGGTTCTGGTGCACTGA